In the Flavobacteriales bacterium genome, one interval contains:
- a CDS encoding peptidoglycan bridge formation glycyltransferase FemA/FemB family protein gives MISYKYANSLSKEEESDVITFFNTVNHISISQHPLWAKCIERNKELGYFLFYINRKLVGYCICTEKLRFANIHMGPIVSKNELLVELIEIIYKHYRKLNFGLLNIQLGMLDTEEVKAYTDSVRKKINYSTSNGILNWSSVRINILSNQEDIVKSFSTNHKRSIKKAIGNGLTTRKLMEMEDVVQFSELYESLYAHRKLISPLADSTAQFHELYQLLKNENRGFILGVLNENELLIGGVCIVYQGNTAFYSYGASLPEYRKLPILHLAFHEVIGLAKKDGMDFLDLGGYSNRAADDDQLKGINRFKDGFNGEKLNYPKVLIFKPKKMLGYLLSALRKLNSSWNRRR, from the coding sequence ATGATATCCTATAAGTACGCTAATTCCCTTTCAAAAGAAGAAGAAAGTGATGTTATTACTTTTTTCAACACGGTTAATCATATATCAATAAGTCAGCATCCACTTTGGGCAAAGTGCATAGAGCGTAATAAAGAACTTGGTTATTTTCTATTTTATATAAATAGAAAACTTGTAGGGTATTGTATATGTACAGAGAAGTTACGTTTCGCAAACATACACATGGGGCCAATTGTTTCAAAAAATGAATTGCTCGTAGAATTAATAGAAATAATTTACAAGCATTATAGAAAGTTGAACTTTGGGCTGCTTAACATTCAATTAGGTATGTTAGACACTGAGGAGGTTAAAGCTTATACAGATAGTGTTCGAAAAAAAATTAATTATTCGACATCAAACGGTATACTTAATTGGAGTTCTGTACGAATTAATATTTTAAGTAACCAAGAAGATATCGTTAAATCGTTTTCTACGAACCATAAGAGATCAATAAAGAAAGCTATCGGTAATGGGTTGACTACGAGAAAGTTGATGGAAATGGAGGATGTGGTCCAGTTTTCTGAGCTTTATGAAAGTCTATATGCGCATCGGAAATTAATCTCACCCTTGGCAGATTCAACCGCTCAATTTCACGAATTGTACCAGCTTTTGAAGAATGAAAATAGAGGGTTTATTCTTGGTGTGTTGAATGAGAACGAATTGCTGATTGGAGGAGTATGTATTGTTTATCAAGGAAATACGGCATTCTATTCTTATGGGGCATCTTTACCAGAATATAGGAAGCTTCCTATTTTACATCTCGCATTTCATGAAGTAATTGGCTTGGCAAAAAAGGATGGAATGGATTTTCTAGACTTAGGAGGATACAGCAATAGGGCGGCTGACGATGATCAACTCAAAGGAATCAATCGATTTAAAGATGGCTTTAATGGTGAGAAACTAAATTATCCCAAGGTGTTAATATTTAAGCCAAAAAAGATGTTGGGCTACTTATTATCAGCCCTTAGGAAACTAAATTCTTCTTGGAATAGAAGGAGATAA
- a CDS encoding class I SAM-dependent methyltransferase, with protein MKKNEGQYNQLKVIEEYGKQSYILEPEKVIFSKVTESGLSEKMVDIGIGTGRTVPYIAKYFSKYIGVDYAEEMINFCKKKFVDLENCMFQDGDARDMKFIESDSIDFSFFSFNGIDCVRYEDRAEVFKEIIRIAKPGSYFAFSSHNFYNLPKLFSYQIPKNPLKWRREYIRYRGVHKHNDYQKLINSIGYVSVIDGDNNNFDFEYVYIKPEFQIENLIEAGFSNIEAFNLKGDKVDVIGDWQQGNDPWIHFLCSVKK; from the coding sequence GTGAAAAAAAACGAAGGCCAATACAATCAATTGAAAGTGATTGAGGAGTATGGTAAGCAGAGTTATATTCTTGAACCAGAAAAAGTTATTTTTTCAAAAGTAACAGAATCGGGTTTAAGTGAGAAGATGGTTGATATAGGAATCGGTACAGGACGAACAGTTCCTTATATAGCCAAATATTTCAGTAAATATATTGGTGTCGATTATGCAGAAGAAATGATTAATTTCTGTAAAAAGAAGTTCGTTGATTTGGAGAATTGCATGTTTCAAGATGGTGATGCAAGAGATATGAAATTTATTGAATCTGATTCAATTGATTTTAGTTTCTTTAGTTTCAATGGAATAGATTGTGTGAGATATGAGGATAGGGCAGAGGTATTTAAGGAGATTATTCGAATCGCAAAGCCTGGGTCATATTTTGCCTTTTCTAGTCATAATTTTTACAACTTGCCCAAATTATTTAGTTATCAAATACCAAAGAATCCGCTGAAATGGAGAAGGGAATATATTAGATATAGGGGAGTGCACAAGCATAATGATTATCAAAAATTAATTAATTCAATTGGCTATGTGTCTGTAATCGATGGAGATAATAATAATTTCGATTTTGAATATGTTTACATTAAGCCTGAATTCCAAATAGAGAATTTGATAGAAGCAGGATTTAGTAACATTGAAGCTTTTAATTTAAAAGGAGATAAAGTAGATGTGATAGGAGATTGGCAACAGGGAAATGATCCTTGGATTCATTTTTTATGCTCAGTGAAAAAATAG